The proteins below are encoded in one region of Penicillium psychrofluorescens genome assembly, chromosome: 4:
- a CDS encoding uncharacterized protein (ID:PFLUO_006773-T1.cds;~source:funannotate): MSITQEPKVKSFETRLFINGKFTEASDGGKFDLTSPATGEKFVQVSEASEADTDAAVAAAKAAFPAWSALSPKARGVYFKKLATLIRESHDELAELEALSMGRPVSEYIESSMAANSLDHYAEAGFQALGTSSLNTPGFVNMTLRQPYGVVAAIIPWNVPVMFLVNKAAPALMAGNTVVVKSSEKAPLTSAKIATLIEKVGFPPGVINILSGHGHISGKVLSHHMDVRVLSFTGSGRTGRIITAAAAKSNLKNVILELGGKTPAVIFEDANIEKAVEQTKHSVQWNSGQVCMANSRIYVQESIAPKFIELFKQSFSQIKSGDPLLKSTNHGPQADKIQYEQIQSYIEEAKKVGKMALGSEPSEHTTGYFVQPTVFLETPEDTRPMKEEIFGPVVHINTFKTEEEVVAKANDTEYGLYAAVYTKDVSRALRMAKKLEAGRVGVNCTSPTGALDMPFGGYKASGIGREGYTVSIDHYLETKSVLISVDEF; the protein is encoded by the exons ATGAGTATCACCCAGGAGCCCAAGGTCAAGTCTTTTGAGACGCGCCTTTTCATCAATGGAAAG TTCACGGAAGCCTCCGATGGAGGCAAGTTCGACTTGACTTCTCCCGCAACAGGCGAGAAGTTCGTGCAAG TCTCGGAGGCAAGCGAGGCTGATACAGATGCTGCTGTTGCGGCTGCCAAAGCTGCATTTCCGGCATGGTCGGCTCTCTCGCCGAAGGCGCGAGGAGTGTACTTCAAGAAGTTGGCCACTCTTATCCGCGAGTCACACGATGAGTTGGCTGAGCTAGAGGCTTTATCGATGGGCCGCCCGGTCTCTGAGTATATTGAGTCTTCCATGGCGGCAAATTCTCTGGATCACTATGCCGAGGCTGGTTTTCAGGCTCTGGGAACCTCTAGCTTGAATACTCCGGGATTTGTGAATATGACTCTGCGCCAGCCCTATGGTGTTGTGGCTGCCATCATTCCCTGGAATGTTCCAGTCATGTTCCTA GTTAACAAAGCAGCCCCTGCTTTGATGGCAGGTAATACAGTCGTGGTCAAGAGTAGTGAGAAGGCTCCGCTCACT TCTGCAAAGATTGCAACTCTCATCGAGAAAGTTGGATTCCCACCTGGTGTAATCAACATCTTGTCCGGCCATGGACACATCTCTGGAAAAGTGCTCTCACACCACATGGATGTCCGCGTGTTGAGCTTTACTGGCTCTGGAAGAACCGGTCGTATTATCACAGCTGCAGCCGCCAAGTCGAATCTGAAGAATGTCATTCTGGAGCTGGGAGGCAAAACTCCAGCCGTTATTTTTGAAGACGCCAATATCGAAAAGGCTGTGGAGCAGACCAAGCACAGTGTGCAATGGAACAGTGGACAGGTGTGCATGGCCAACTCCAGAATCTACGTTCAAGAGTCCATCGCACCGAAATTTATCGAACTGTTCAAACAGAGTTTTTCTCAGATCAAGAGTGGTGATCCTCTTCTCAAGAGCACAAACCATGGCCCGCAGGCAGATAAAATACAGTACGAACAGATCCAGAGCTATATCGAAGAGGCAAAAAAGGTGGGCAAAATGGCGTTAGGATCGGAACCATCAGAGCACACGACTGGCTATTTCGTTCAGCCGACGGTGTTCCTCGAAACCCCTGAAGATACGCGACCAATGAAAGAGGAGATATTTGGACCAGTCGTGCACATCAACACTTTCAaaaccgaggaagaggtCGTCGCAAAAGCTAATGATACTGAATATGGTCTCTACGCCGCTGTCTACACCAAGGATGTTAGTCGAGCCTTGCGGATGGCGAAGAAATTGGAAGCTGGCAGAGTTGGCGTGAACTGCACTAGCCCGACCGGAGCTCTAGACATGCCTTTTGGAGGTTACAAGGCGAGTGGCATCGGTCGTGAGGGTTATACCGTCAGCATCGATCACTACTTGGAAACAAAGAGTGTCCTAATTAGTGTGGACGAATTCTAA
- a CDS encoding uncharacterized protein (ID:PFLUO_006774-T1.cds;~source:funannotate), translated as MAPIPSSVLNTNTVLVARELRTKGLNKGERAAFICLIILLSLTAIWAFYHLLSCMAWSIYTLANRTLRGTVWFLKFIRGCCFLFYAYMLSIAQKAKARINGGTATAGGISSPGSSVTSLLPSEATVNTPARVKAPAPTYSRGRFPTRSKAVYELEDVVGLNHYVKPYFRA; from the exons ATGGCACCTATCCCCTCCTCTGtcctcaacaccaacaccgtCCTCGTGGCCCGAGAACTCCGCACCAAGGGACTCAACAAGGGAGAGCGAGCTGCATTTATCTGCTTGATAATCCTCCTGTCTCTCACAGCCATATGGGCGTTCtaccatcttctctcctgCATGGCATGGAGCATATACAC GCTGGCGAACCGCACTCTCCGAGGAACTGTATGGTTCCTCAAGTTCATTCGGGGCTGCTGTTTCCTCTTCTATGCGTACATGCTCTCTATCGCTcagaaggccaaggcgagGATAAATGGTGGCACTGCTACGGCCGGTGGTATTTCTAGCCCTGGCTCTAGCGTGACCAGTTTGCTTCCGTCGGAGGCTACTGTTAATACTCCCGCTCGGGTTAAGGCCCCGGCGCCGACTTATTCGCGTGGCAGGTTTCCTACTCGCAGTAAGGCAGTGTatgagctggaggatgttgttggTCTTAATCATTATGTTAAGCCTTATTTTCGTGCTTGA
- a CDS encoding uncharacterized protein (ID:PFLUO_006775-T1.cds;~source:funannotate) — protein sequence MDPLHATLWSRDTEGTDQFLKLIANPFQSAFTVSAVWASLGTSIGISVLLTLLFSLFRPRHSVVYAPKVKHADQKHSPPPVGKGFFAWIKPVLSTPESEVVDTVGLDAAIFLRFTKMCRNIFIFMSIIGCAVMIPVNVVQSHGNNITTGLSVFSKFTPLYITNPEAIWSQVVCAWVFDIVVAFFLWRNYRAVRDLRRKYFQSSDYQRSMHARTLMITDIPPPDRSDEGILRLSDEVNPTAALPRASIGRNVRDLPQIIKEHEETVRKLENVLAKYLKRPDQLPANRPTMRPPRSQRNQLPDGKVDAIDYLTVRIRVLEEEIKHGRASIDRRNAMPFGFASWEKIEHAHAVAWTARKKHPRGTTIHLAPRPSDLIWENLSLSGKARKWKRLVNMFWVALLTLVWIAPNALIAVFLSNLANLGLVWPRFQTSLSAHPDVWAAVQGIASPAITSLVYLVLPIIFRRLSIQGGSKTKTSRDRHVLSHLYSFFVFNNLIVFSLFSAAWGFVSTVIQKSDDSDDSAWQAIQDGQIYSKAMNALCTVSPFWVTWLLQRNLGATIDLVQAINLVWVWFSKTFLAPTPRQAIEWTAPPAFDYASYYNYFLFYSTVALCFATLQPIVLPVTALYFGMDALLKKYLLLYVFITKNESGGTFWRVLFNRMVFATILANVVIALVAKVMGSWTMVFAVVPLPFLMLGFKFYCSKAFDADCKYYNRADLNDAEALGGVGKLSKKAADRLNSKFGHPALYKPLITPMVHAKAAAALKDIYQGRLEHGDTGGEYSDIAMDRMMASQPGKSADSAPFEVVPESQLDFSYFKDRPDFRDEFGGGIYGRSEDLMTERSQTPRSTLGGEWSPSSSRASSPAPSLPSMAGLKMHEGYEMPSSEAAPLVHPAFRVPHSRSNSGGAPGGFYQQSNESETRLLSQAQGPAQNEPGTLDRWHTGGYGPVGQEEEEPSSYTSYEPYRAPR from the exons ATGGATCCGCTCCATGCGACCTTGTGGTCCAGGGACACTGAAGGGACTGACCAGTTCCTGAAGCTGATCGCAAATCCCTTTCAGTCGGCC TTCACGGTCAGCGCCGTCTGGGCCTCTCTGGGCACCTCCATTGGCATCTCGgtcctcctcaccctcctcttctcccttttCCGACCCCGTCACTCTGTGGTCTATGCGCCCAAAGTCAAGCATGCAGATCAAAAACACTCTCCGCCCCCGGTGGGCAAGGGTTTCTTCGCCTGGATCAAACCCGTCCTGTCCACGCCCGAGTCCGAGGTGGTCGACACTGTCGGCCTGGACGCGGCGATCTTCCTGCGTTTCACTAAAATGTGCCgcaacatcttcatcttcatgaGCATCATCGGCTGCGCCGTCATGATCCCCGTCAACGTGGTCCAGAGCCACGGCAACAACATTACCACTGGCCTGTCCGTCTTCTCCAAATTCACACCGCTCTATATCACCAATCCCGAAGCTATCTGGAGCCAGGTTGTGTGTGCTTGGGTCTTTGATATTGTCGTTGCCTTTTTCCTGTGGAGAAATTATCGTGCTGTGCGGGATCTACGGAGAAAGTACTTCCAGAGCTCCGACTATCAGCGCAGCATGCATGCGCGGACCTTGATGATCACCGATATCCCTCCTCCTGACCGTTCGGACGAAGGTATTCTGCGGCTTAGCGACGAGGTCAACCCCACGGCTGCCCTACCCCGTGCCTCCATCGGCCGGAACGTCCGAGATCTGCCCCAGATTATCAAGGAGCATGAGGAGACCGTGCGGAAGCTGGAGAATGTGCTGGCCAAGTACCTCAAACGGCCAGATCAACTGCCTGCGAACCGACCTACGATGCGCCCACCCAGATCCCAGCGGAACCAGCTTCCCGATGGCAAGGTAGACGCCATCGACTACCTCACGGTGCGCATtcgggtgttggaggaggagatcaaacATGGCCGGGCCTCGATCGACCGGCGAAATGCCATGCCCTTTGGCTTTGCCAGTTGGGAGAAGATTGAGCACGCCCACGCCGTTGCATGGACCGCCCGTAAGAAGCATCCTCGCGGTACCACCATTCACCTCGCGCCCCGGCCAAGTGATCTGATCTGGGAGAACCTGTCCCTGTCCGGCAAGGCGCGCAAGTGGAAGAGGCTGGTCAATATGTTTTGGGTTGCTCTGTTGACGCTTGTGTGGATCGCGCCCAACGCCTTGATTGCTGTCTTCCTCTCCAATTTAGCGAATCTCGGTCTCGTTTGGCCGCGTTTCCAGACCTCGCTAAGCGCTCACCCGGATGTCTGGGCTGCGGTACAGGGTATCGCATCACCGGCCATCACTTCGTTGGTTTATCTGGTGCtgcccatcatcttccgccGGCTCTCTATCCAGGGTGGTAGTAAGACCAAGACATCTCGGGACCGTCATGTGTTGTCGCATTTGTACTCGTTTTTCGTCTTCAACAACCTGATTGTCTTCTCACTCTTCTCGGCTGCGTGGGGCTTTGTGTCTACGGTGATCCAAAAgagcgacgacagcgacgatAGCGCGTGGCAGGCAATCCAAGACGGTCAGATCTACAGCAAGGCCATGAACGCTCTTTGCACGGTGTCGCCGTTCTGGGTGACCTGGCTTCTGCAGCGGAACTTGGGTGCCACCATCGACCTGGTGCAGGCGATCAACTTGGTCTGGGTCTGGTTTTCAAAGACCTTCCTTGCCCCGACCCCCCGACAGGCTATTGAATGGACTGCGCCGCCAGCCTTCGACTACGCCAGCTACTACAACTACTTCCTCTTCTACTCGACTGTCGCGCTCTGCTTCGCCACTCTGCAGCCGATTGTTCTGCCGGTGACTGCGCTGTATTTCGGTATGGACGCCTTACTAAAGAAGTATCTGTTGCTGTATGTCTTCATCACCAAGAACGAGTCGGGGGGTACGTTCTGGCGAGTCCTGTTCAACCGTATGGTGTTTGCCACCATTCTTGCGAacgtcgtcatcgccctgGTCGCAAAGGTCATGGGCTCGTGGACCATGGTGTTCGCTGTGGTTCCTCTGCCCTTTTTGATGCTGGGATTCAAGTTTTACTGCTCCAAGGCCTTCGATGCAGATTGCAAGTACTACAACCGTGCCGACCTGAACGACGCCGAGGCGCTTGGAGGTGTGGGCAAGCTCAGTAAGAAGGCGGCCGACCGGCTCAACTCCAAGTTCGGGCATCCGGCACTGTACAAGCCTCTCATCACGCCCATGGTGCacgccaaggccgccgcggcgctgaAAGATATCTACCAGGGTCGACTGGAGCACGGCGACACGGGAGGCGAGTACTCCGACATCGCCATGGACCGGATGATGGCCTCGCAGCCCGGCAAATCCGCAGACTCGGCCCCATTCGAGGTCGTCCCCGAGAGTCAACTGGATTTCTCGTACTTCAAGGACCGACCGGACTTCCGCGACGAgttcggcggcggcatctaCGGCCGATCAGAAGATCTGATGACGGAGCGCTCCCAGACCCCGCGCAGCACCTTGGGCGGAGAATggtcgccctcgtcgtcgcgTGCCTCGTCTCCAGCACCATCCCTGCCATCGATGGCTGGACTGAAAATGCACGAGGGTTACGAAATGCCTTCCTCCGAGGCTGCCCCTCTGGTCCACCCGGCTTTCCGTGTGCCGCATTCGCGGAGCAACAGCGGGGGCGCGCCCGGTGGTTTCTATCAACAGTCAAACGAGAGCGAGACCAGGCTGTTGAGTCAGGCTCAGGGTCCTGCACAGAACGAACCGGGGACATTGGATCGCTGGCACACAGGCGGGTATGGGCCTGTGGgccaggaggaagaagagcctTCATCGTACACCTCCTACGAGCCCTATCGTGCGCCGCGGTAG
- a CDS encoding uncharacterized protein (ID:PFLUO_006776-T1.cds;~source:funannotate) — protein MGVLQKLNRKAGVIVGDDVLRLFEYAQEKQFAIPAINVTSSSTVVSSLEAARDQNCPVILQMSQGGAQFFAGKGVNNDGQKASIAGSIAAAHYIRSIAPAYGVPVVLHTDHCAKKLLPWLDGMLDEDERYFKQHGEPLFSSHMIDLSEEPVDYNIKTTAAYLKRAAPMKQWLEMEIGITGGEEDGVNNEDVDNNSLYTQPEDILAIHNELSSVSPYFSIAAGFGNVHGVYKPGNVRLHPELLQKHQAYVKEKTSSSKNKPVFFVFHGGSGSSKAEYKEAISYGVVKVNVDTDMQYAYLSGVRDYVLGKKDYLLKPVGNPDGEDKPNKKFFDPRVWVREGEKTMSKRVQEALEDFNTAGQL, from the exons atggGTGTCCTCCAGAAGCTTAACCGCAAGGCCGGCGTCATCGTCGGTGACGACGTCCTGCGTCTTTTCGAGTACGCTCAGGAGAAGCAGTTTGCTATCCCTGCCATC AACGTcacctcctcgtccaccgtCGTCTCCTCTCTCGAGGCGGCCCGCGACCAGAACTGCCCCGTCATCCTGCAAATGTCGCAGGGTGGTGCGCAGTTCTTCGCTGGCAAGGGCGTCAACAACGACGGCCAGAAGGCTTCGATCGCCGGCTCCATCGCCGCGGCCCACTACATCCGCAGCATTGCGCCCGCCTACGGCGTCCCCGTGGTTCTGCACACCGACCACTGTGCCAAGAAGCTCCTGCCGTGGCTCGATGGCatgctcgacgaggacgagcgcTACTTCAAGCAGCACGGCGAgcctctcttctccagccACATGATCGATCTGTCGGAGGAGCCCGTCGACTACAACATCAAGACCACCGCCGCCTACCTGAAGCGCGCTGCCCCCATGAAGCAGTGGCTCGAGATG GAAATCGGTATCAccggtggtgaggaggacggcgTCAACAACGAGGACGTCGACAACAACTCCCTCTACACCCAGCCCGAGGACATCCTGGCCATCCACAACGAGCTGTCCTCGGTCAGCCCGTACTTCTCGATCGCGGCTGGCTTCGGTAACGTGCACGGCGTGTACAAGCCGGGCAACGTGCGCCTGCAcccggagctgctgcagaagcacCAAGCCTAcgtgaaggagaagaccagctcgtccaaGAACAAGcctgtcttcttcgtcttccaCGGCGGTTCCGGCTCGTCCAAGGCCGAGTACAAGGAGGCCATCAGCTACGGTGTCGTCAAGGTTAACGTCGACACCGACATGCAGTACGCCTACCTGTCCGGCGTGCGCGACTACGTCCTCGGCAAGAAGGACTACCTCCTCAAGCCGGTGGGTAACCCGGATGGCGAGGACAAGCCCAACAAGAAGTTCTTCGATCCCCGTGTCTGGGTCCGCGAGGGTGAGAAGACCATGAGCAAGCGTGTCCAGGAGGCCCTCGAGGACTTCAACACTGCGGGCCAGCTGTAA
- a CDS encoding uncharacterized protein (ID:PFLUO_006777-T1.cds;~source:funannotate), which produces MQEKPGAVAAYAAGASLAAIALFYVFSPNYTIDGDESNSSNRKKSIVGLSNLANDCFINSVLQALAGLGDLRIYLIRELHRRELDGPEMYQSVPSPDELKRGQRPDKLRELQQGSVTRALKDMLDRLNERPIYKKTITARSFIQSLEYAFRTRINRNQQDAQEFLQIVLERLCDEYHAGARARQRMLGPVEPPAGSGAVDGQNNPAEVEVRIDDGSVNGLPAIIDTKLKAIDQEPGFPFEGKLESQIECQFCHYQYKPNQTNFVNLTLQVPQKSSATLNSCFDGLLKTEYIDDFRCDRCRLQHAVELKTQERSRARTKSAQEHLDWEITRIREALETDPEGPLEGVTLPPSEQAPKRKIARHMRITAFPKVIAVHLSRSIYDRSSSSKNAAKVSFPERLPLGGILNQTWYKLLAIVCHKGSHNSGHYESFRRNHLYAPFSTPEAFSSYAQSRAASANPSEAPSPRMAPRSVPDVDLSGGGGGEEGGGGSSISTVTSSTSLSGASIPSTQLTPPLPRPTTASSRRSFQSTHSRSSASQRTVSPASDSNSPTPDHGRWSNSPRPSTARTISRSSPDTPTGVGSRLRRRRKPNDRWWRISDERIKECKTSDVLGMQREVYLLFYEMDKPDPGLVGLE; this is translated from the coding sequence ATGCAAGAAAAACCGGGCGCAGTCGCCGCTTACGCTGCGGGGGCCTCACTCGCCGCAATCGCCCTGTTCTACGTGTTCAGCCCCAACTACACGATCGATGGAGACGAatccaacagcagcaaccgcAAAAAGAGCATCGTGGGCCTGTCAAATCTGGCCAATGACTGCTTCATAAATTCCGTGCTGCAGGCTCTGGCCGGACTGGGAGATCTTCGGATCTATCTCATCCGAGAGCTGCATCGGCGCGAGCTCGATGGACCGGAGATGTACCAGTCTGTACCGAGTCCGGACGAACTTAAGCGCGGTCAGCGGCCGGACAAACTGCGGGAGCTACAACAGGGAAGCGTGACGCGGGCACTCAAGGACATGCTGGACCGGTTGAATGAGCGTCCGATCTACAAGAAGACTATCACCGCGCGATCGTTCATTCAATCGCTGGAGTATGCGTTTCGGACGCGCATCAATCGCAATCAGCAGGATGCGCAGGAGTTCTTGCAGATTGTCTTGGAGAGGCTCTGCGATGAGTATCATGCTGGTGCGCGGGCACGGCAAAGGATGCTCGGTCCTGTCGAGCCGCCTGCAGGTTCAGGTGCGGTGGACGGTCAAAACAATccggcggaggtggaggtgcGCATTGATGACGGGTCTGTCAATGGGTTGCCCGCGATCATTGATACCAAATTGAAGGCGATCGATCAAGAGCCCGGATTCCCGTTCGAGGGCAAGCTGGAGTCGCAGATTGAGTGCCAGTTCTGCCACTACCAGTacaaaccaaaccaaacgAACTTTGTCAATCTGACGCTCCAAGTGCCACAAAAGAGCTCGGCGACGCTCAATTCATGCTTTGACGGCCTGCTCAAGACCGAGTATATAGATGACTTCCGGTGTGACCGATGCCGCCTGCAGCATGCGGTGGAACTCAAAACCCAGGAGCGATCCCGAGCACGCACAAAGAGTGCCCAGGAGCACCTGGACTGGGAGATCACGCGGATCCGGGAGGCGTTGGAGACAGACCCTGAGGGACCCCTGGAAGGAGTCACGCTGCCACCATCGGAGCAGGCCCCGAAACGGAAAATCGCACGGCATATGCGCATCACGGCGTTCCCCAAGGTCATCGCCGTCCACCTGTCCCGGTCCATCTACGATCggagctcctcgtccaagaacGCGGCCAAGGTCTCCTTTCCCGAGCGGCTTCCGCTGGGCGGGATCTTAAATCAAACCTGGTACAAGCTCCTGGCTATTGTCTGCCACAAGGGCAGCCATAACAGCGGCCACTACGAGTCGTTCCGGCGCAACCACCTGTACGCGCCCTTCTCCACCCCCGAGGCGTTCAGCTCGTACGCACAGAGCCGCGCGGCGAGCGCGAACCCCTCGGAGGCACCCAGTCCACGGATGGCACCGCGCAGCGTCCCAGACGTCGATCTGTcaggcggcggtggtggtgaagaaggcggcggcggcagcagcatctcAACCGTAACCTCGTCGACCTCACTTTCCGGCGCATCAATTCCGTCCACGCAGCTAACTCCTCCATTACCGCGACCCACcacggccagctcgcgcCGGTCCTTCCAGAGCACGCACTCCCGCTCCTCCGCGTCGCAGCGAACCGTGTCGCCCGCCTCCGACAGCAACAGTCCCACACCCGACCATGGCCGCTGGAGCAACTCCCCGCGCCCGTCTACCGCCCGCACTATCTCTCGCTCATCCCCGGACACGCCTACGGGGGTGGGCTCGCGACTGCGCCGGCGCCGCAAGCCGAATGACCGCTGGTGGCGCATTTCCGACGAGAGGATCAAAGAGTGCAAGACTTCGGACGTGTTGGGCATGCAGCGCGAGGTGTATTTGTTGTTCTACGAGATGGACAAGCCCGATCCGGGCCTCGTGGGACTCGAGTGA
- a CDS encoding uncharacterized protein (ID:PFLUO_006778-T1.cds;~source:funannotate) has product MSGQKIWLRAETKPAEARSALTPTTCKALIDAGYQVTIERSSQSIFDDEEFAKVGAPLVAEGSWVTDAPKDAYILGLKELPEDDFPLEHVHISFAHCYKQQGGWEKVLARWPRGKGTLLDLEFLTDDQGRRVAAFGYSAGYAGSALAVKNWAWQLTHPDGAPLPGEVPYANQDLLVQSVKESLEAGKKQAGRLPKVLVIGALGRCGKGAVQLAKDAGIPESNIIQWDMAETAKGGPFREIIEEADIFINCIYLSAKIPPFVNVESLSSPNRTLSVVCDVSADTTNPNNPIPIYDITTTFDKPTVPVTLSASAQGPALSVISIDHLPSLLPRESSEMFSEALLPSLLQLNDRANARVWKQAEDLFNEKVATLP; this is encoded by the exons ATGTCTGGACAGAAGATCTGGCTGCGCGCCGAAACCAAGCCTGCCGAGGCCCGGTCTGCCT TGACGCCTACGACCTGTAAGGCTCTGATTGATGCCGGATACCAGGTGACCATCGAGCGCTCTTCGCAAAGTATCTTTGACG ACGAGGAATTCGCCAAG GTCGGTGCGCCTCTCGTTGCTGAAGGGTCCTGGGTCACCGATGCACCCAAGGATGCCTACATTCTCGGTCTCAAGGAATTGCCCGAAGACGACTTCCCTCTGGAGCACGTCCACATCTCGTTTGCCCACTGCTACAAGCAGCAGGGAGGTTGGGAGAAGGTGCTGGCCCGGTGGCCGCGGGGCAAGGGCACGCTGCTGGACTTGGAGTTCCTGACCGATGATCAGGGACGGAGAGTGGCTG CCTTTGGATACTCGGCTGGTTATGCAG GCTCTGCATTGGCGGTCAAGAACTGGGCGTGGCAGTTGACTCACCCCGATGGCGCGCCCTTGCCTGGCGAGGTCCCCTATGCCAACCAAGACCTTCTAGTCCAGTCTGTCAAGGAGTCGCTTGAGGCCGGCAAGAAGCAGGCTGGCCGCCTGCCCAAGGTCCTTGTTATCGGTGCC TTGGGACGCTGTGGCAAGGGTGCCGTGCAACTGGCCAAGGACGCCGGGATTCCCGAGTCCAACATCATACAGTGGGACATGGCAGAGACCGCGAAGGGTGGTCCCTTCCGGGAAatcatcgaggaggccgacatcttcatcaacTGCATCTACCTCTCCGCCAAGATCCCGCCGTTCGTCAATGTCGAGAGCCTGTCCTCTCCGAATCGGACTCTGTCCGTTGTTTGCGACGTGAGCGCTGACACGACGaaccccaacaaccccaTCCCTATCTACGATATCACCACCACCTTCGACAAGCCCACTGTCCCCGTCACCCtctccgccagcgcccaGGGCCCGGCCCTCAGCGTGATCAGCATTGACCACCTCCCGTCTCTCCTCCCGCGGGAGAGCTCGGAGATGTTCAGCGAGGCTCTGCTGCCTAGTCTGCTTCAGTTGAATGACCGGGCTAATGCGCGGGTCTGGAagcaggccgaggacctGTTCAACGAGAAGGTGGCTACCCTGCCGTAA
- a CDS encoding uncharacterized protein (ID:PFLUO_006779-T1.cds;~source:funannotate), producing the protein MATGPKVLPHAEKDIAAKQGPEFRTRLDLAESATVVFPLSEKVAGLLAQYSRGSSNDKLSDNDEPCDTINDEPNGVPSDEPNDTEKALIASLKQLLWNSPKLWENPVRGVVVKCSEEIVAKVILGDQDYTEYTSMEFLAEWAPDIPVPKAHGLIAFGPFRVIFMSYIPDITLAKVWPSLSHKGKLFIQEQLEEIFRLLRSIRQYDGKALGGVCGEGAKELRVDECALFKGITTATEFSDLQFSARHHGSNTYVSLLRSLLEDDLTHGSVFTHGDVRAANVMVKQDPCDNNYYIITGIIDWEDSGFYPAYYECTALTRTLSLTKEDDWYLYLPQSISPSNFPIRWLVDRLWGIHIRTT; encoded by the coding sequence ATGGCAACTGGGCCGAAGGTTTTGCCACATGCTGAGAAAGATATCGCTGCAAAGCAGGGCCCTGAGTTTCGTACCCGTCTTGACCTTGCTGAGAGCGCTACGGTGGTCTTTCCACTCTCTGAGAAGGTGGCTGGCCTACTTGCACAATATTCGAGAGGATCTTCCAATGACAAGCTGAGTGATAACGACGAACCCTGTGATACAATCAACGACGAACCGAATGGTGTACCTAGTGACGAGCCGAATGATACAGAGAAAGCTCTGATTGCGTCTTTGAAGCAACTTCTTTGGAACTCGCCAAAGCTATGGGAGAACCCCGTTAGAGGCGTCGTGGTTAAGTGTAGCGAGGAGATTGTTGCCAAAGTCATTCTAGGAGATCAGGATTACACGGAGTACACGAGCATGGAATTCCTCGCCGAATGGGCGCCTGATATTCCTGTGCCAAAAGCACATGGCTTGATCGCGTTTGGCCCTTTTCGCGTTATCTTCATGTCCTACATTCCGGATATAACATTGGCTAAAGTATGGCCTAGCCTATCCCACAAGGGGAAGCTATTTATCCAAGAGCAACTAGAAGAGATATTCCGCCTATTAAGGTCTATTCGACAATATGATGGAAAGGCGCTTGGCGGAGTATGCGGAGAAGGGGCTAAGGAGCTTCGCGTTGATGAATGCGCCCTATTCAAAGGCATTACTACAGCGACCGAATTCAGCGACTTGCAATTTTCGGCCCGCCACCATGGCAGCAATACATACGTTAGCCTACTTCGCTCCCTTCTAGAGGATGATTTGACACATGGATCCGTTTTCACGCATGGTGATGTTAGGGCTGCCAATGTCATGGTAAAACAGGATCCTTGCGACAACAACTACTATATTATTACTGGAATCATCGACTGGGAGGACAGCGGCTTTTATCCCGCGTACTACGAATGCACTGCCCTAACACGCACATTGAGCCTGACAAAGGAGGACGACTGGTATCTCTACTTGCCACAGAGCATCTCGCCGTCAAATTTTCCGATCCGTTGGCTAGTTGATCGACTTTGGGGGATTCATATCAGAACCACATAG